A portion of the Minwuia thermotolerans genome contains these proteins:
- a CDS encoding acyl-CoA dehydrogenase family protein, with product MDLQFTDEEIAFRDEVRAFLKENIPADIKERAKIGWNYLPKEDYIRWQKALYEKGWIAPGWPKEHGGTGWNAAQRFIFEEECARANCPRVQPFGVTMVGPVIYTFGNQAQKDRFLPRILSSDDWWCQGYSERGAGSDLAGLATKAVRDGDEYVVNGHKIWTSGAHRADWMFCLVRTSAEGKKQEGITFLLIDMKTPGIEVKPIISMDGYNNLNEVFFDDVRVPVENRIGEENKGWTYAKFLLGNERTGIAGIGRSKSRLAELKDMARAEPDNGARRLIDDPGFAVKLAQIEADLNALEMYNLRCLADTAAGKPPGAEASMLKIRGTEIEQAINETMVEAIAYFSAPYVHTGLNWQGNEEPVGPKHADGVMPEHLLKRAATIYGGTTEVQKNVIAKAVLGL from the coding sequence ATGGATCTGCAATTCACCGACGAGGAGATCGCGTTCCGCGACGAGGTGCGCGCCTTCCTGAAGGAGAACATCCCCGCCGACATCAAGGAGCGGGCGAAGATCGGCTGGAACTACCTGCCGAAGGAGGACTACATCCGCTGGCAGAAGGCGCTCTACGAGAAGGGCTGGATCGCGCCGGGCTGGCCGAAGGAGCATGGCGGCACCGGCTGGAACGCCGCCCAGCGCTTCATCTTCGAGGAGGAATGCGCCCGCGCCAACTGCCCGCGCGTGCAGCCCTTCGGCGTCACCATGGTCGGCCCGGTGATCTACACCTTCGGCAACCAGGCCCAGAAGGACCGCTTCCTGCCGCGCATCCTCTCCTCCGACGACTGGTGGTGCCAGGGCTATTCCGAACGCGGCGCGGGCTCCGACCTCGCCGGGCTGGCCACGAAGGCCGTGCGCGACGGCGACGAATACGTCGTCAACGGCCACAAGATCTGGACCTCCGGCGCCCACCGCGCCGACTGGATGTTCTGCCTCGTCCGCACCTCGGCGGAGGGCAAGAAGCAGGAGGGCATCACCTTCCTGCTGATCGACATGAAGACGCCCGGCATCGAGGTGAAGCCGATCATCTCCATGGACGGCTACAACAATCTCAACGAGGTCTTCTTCGACGACGTCCGCGTCCCGGTGGAGAACCGCATCGGCGAGGAGAACAAGGGCTGGACCTACGCCAAGTTCCTGCTGGGCAACGAGCGTACGGGCATCGCCGGCATCGGCCGCTCCAAGTCGCGCCTGGCGGAGCTGAAGGACATGGCCCGCGCCGAGCCTGACAACGGCGCCCGGCGCCTGATCGACGACCCGGGCTTCGCCGTGAAGCTGGCGCAGATCGAGGCCGACCTGAACGCCCTGGAAATGTACAACCTGCGCTGCCTGGCCGACACCGCGGCGGGCAAGCCGCCCGGCGCCGAGGCGTCGATGCTGAAGATCCGCGGCACCGAGATCGAACAGGCCATCAACGAGACCATGGTGGAGGCCATCGCCTATTTCAGCGCGCCCTATGTCCACACCGGGCTGAACTGGCAGGGCAACGAGGAACCGGTCGGGCCGAAGCACGCCGACGGGGTCATGCCCGAACACCTGCTGAAGCGCGCCGCCACCATCTATGGCGGCACCACCGAGGTGCAGAAGAACGTCATCGCCAAGGCCGTGCTGGGACTTTGA
- a CDS encoding MerR family transcriptional regulator — translation MLSIGNLAERTGVKVPTIRYYEQMGLLDAPERSAGGQRRYTEAELERLAFIRHSRDLGLSIEAIRELLRLSRHPDAPCEDADRIATEHLAGVRARIVRLQRLEGELERMVAHCRNGTVGECRVIRALSDHELCAGEH, via the coding sequence ATGCTCTCCATCGGAAATCTCGCCGAGCGCACCGGCGTGAAGGTGCCGACCATCCGCTATTACGAGCAGATGGGCCTGCTCGACGCGCCCGAACGCTCTGCCGGCGGGCAGCGCCGCTACACGGAGGCCGAGCTGGAACGGCTCGCCTTCATCCGCCATTCGCGCGATCTCGGGCTGTCGATCGAGGCGATCCGGGAACTGCTCCGGCTCAGCCGCCACCCGGATGCGCCTTGCGAGGATGCGGACCGCATCGCCACCGAACACCTGGCCGGCGTGCGGGCGCGGATCGTCCGGCTGCAGCGCCTCGAGGGCGAGCTGGAGCGGATGGTTGCGCACTGCCGCAACGGCACGGTTGGCGAGTGCCGGGTCATCAGGGCATTATCCGATCATGAACTCTGTGCGGGCGAGCACTGA
- a CDS encoding cation transporter: MSAGCCGGEQEFEGLSPGYRRRLWMVIAINAAMFAVEIVAGRMSGSLALQADALDFLGDSLTYAISLFVIGMSLRVRATAAMAKGISLLAMGLWVLGSTVWGVFAGGTPEAATMGVVGFMALSANLASVALLLAYRDGDANVRSVWLCSRNDAIGNVAVMIAALGVWGSSTGWPDLIVAGLMAALFVTSAVQIIRRAGGELRRARGERAAQEGPAGRRAT; encoded by the coding sequence ATGAGTGCCGGATGCTGTGGCGGGGAACAGGAATTCGAAGGCCTTTCGCCAGGCTACCGGCGCCGGCTCTGGATGGTCATCGCCATCAACGCGGCGATGTTCGCGGTCGAGATCGTCGCCGGCCGCATGTCGGGTTCGCTGGCGCTGCAGGCCGACGCGCTGGATTTCCTGGGCGATTCCCTGACCTACGCCATTTCGCTGTTCGTCATCGGCATGTCGCTCCGGGTCCGGGCGACCGCGGCCATGGCCAAGGGGATCAGCCTGCTGGCCATGGGGCTGTGGGTGCTGGGTTCGACCGTCTGGGGCGTCTTCGCCGGCGGCACGCCGGAGGCCGCGACCATGGGCGTCGTCGGCTTCATGGCGCTGTCGGCCAACCTGGCCAGCGTGGCGCTGCTGCTGGCATACCGCGACGGCGACGCCAATGTCCGCTCGGTCTGGCTCTGCAGCCGCAACGACGCCATCGGCAATGTCGCGGTGATGATCGCGGCGCTGGGCGTCTGGGGCTCCTCGACCGGCTGGCCGGACCTGATCGTCGCCGGGCTCATGGCCGCTCTGTTCGTGACCTCGGCGGTGCAGATCATCCGCCGCGCGGGTGGCGAACTGCGCCGTGCGCGCGGCGAGCGGGCGGCGCAGGAGGGGCCGGCGGGGCGCCGGGCGACCTGA
- a CDS encoding acetyl-CoA acetyltransferase gives MPSGIRDKVAILGMGCSKFGERWDCDAEDLMMEAYEECLQDAGIETSQIDAAWFSTAIEEVHVGKSALPLATALRLPYIPVTRVENMCASGTEAFRGAVYAVASGAADIALAVGVEKLKDTGYGGLPQRGRGPLNDMVNPNSSAPGNFAQLASAYRKKHGVSPEDLKRAIGQVSVKSHQNGAKNPKAHLQKEVTMDTVLNAPMIAEPLGLFDCCGVSDGSAAAIVTTPEIAEKLGRKRAEMVTVKALQLAVSNGTEAQHSSWDGSYFMTTRQAAKRAYDEAGIKNPRDEVSMFECHDCFSITELVTTEDLFISREGEAWKDFLDGFYDADGKVPCQIDGGLKCFGHPIGASGLRMLYEMYSQLLGRADKRQLKDPKIGMTHNLGGAPHQNVSSIAIVGLHGA, from the coding sequence ATGCCGTCAGGAATTCGCGACAAGGTAGCCATTCTCGGCATGGGCTGCTCCAAGTTCGGCGAGCGCTGGGATTGCGACGCCGAAGACCTGATGATGGAGGCCTATGAAGAGTGCCTCCAGGACGCCGGCATCGAGACGTCCCAGATCGACGCCGCGTGGTTCTCCACGGCGATCGAGGAAGTGCATGTCGGCAAGTCGGCGCTGCCGCTGGCGACCGCCCTTCGTCTGCCGTACATCCCGGTGACCCGCGTCGAGAACATGTGCGCCTCCGGCACCGAAGCCTTCCGCGGCGCGGTCTACGCCGTGGCCTCCGGCGCTGCCGACATCGCGCTCGCGGTCGGCGTCGAGAAGCTGAAGGACACCGGCTATGGCGGCCTGCCGCAGCGCGGCCGCGGCCCGCTGAACGACATGGTCAACCCGAACAGCTCGGCGCCCGGCAACTTCGCGCAGCTGGCGTCGGCCTACCGCAAGAAGCACGGCGTTTCCCCCGAGGATCTCAAGCGGGCGATCGGCCAGGTCTCGGTCAAGAGCCACCAGAACGGCGCCAAGAACCCCAAGGCCCATCTCCAGAAGGAAGTGACGATGGACACGGTGCTGAACGCGCCGATGATCGCCGAGCCGCTGGGCCTGTTCGACTGCTGCGGCGTCTCGGACGGCTCCGCCGCGGCCATCGTGACCACGCCGGAAATCGCCGAGAAGCTGGGCCGCAAGCGCGCCGAGATGGTCACCGTCAAGGCGCTGCAGCTCGCCGTCTCCAACGGCACCGAGGCGCAGCACAGCTCCTGGGACGGCAGCTATTTCATGACCACGCGCCAGGCGGCGAAGCGGGCCTATGACGAGGCCGGCATCAAGAACCCGCGCGACGAAGTCTCGATGTTCGAATGCCATGACTGCTTCTCGATCACCGAGCTGGTGACCACCGAGGACCTGTTCATCTCCCGCGAGGGCGAGGCTTGGAAGGACTTCCTGGACGGCTTCTACGACGCCGACGGCAAGGTGCCCTGTCAGATCGACGGCGGCCTGAAGTGCTTCGGCCATCCGATCGGCGCCTCTGGCCTGCGCATGCTCTACGAGATGTACAGCCAGCTGCTGGGCCGCGCCGACAAGCGCCAGCTCAAGGATCCGAAGATCGGCATGACACACAATCTGGGCGGCGCGCCGCACCAGAACGTCTCGTCCATCGCGATCGTGGGCCTGCACGGCGCCTGA
- a CDS encoding acyl-CoA dehydrogenase family protein — protein MDLALTEDEIRFQDEVREFLATAVTEKAKEAGRLTAGVVSDFEGSMDWYRALAEKGWSTPAWPEAHGGTGWTPIQRYIFESECQRASVPRLFAMGVRMVGPVIIKYGTKEQQDYYLPKIRSGEHIWCQGYSEPGSGSDLASLQCRAERDGDDYVINGTKIWTTGAHHANMMFCLVRTSREGKPQQGISFIVFPMDLPGITVEPILTMSGDHEVNQVFFDDVRVPVANRMGEENDGWTVAKYLLEFERGGTAYSPGLHGMLAKLKKIAGEERAGDGGPLLADDAFRNRLADIETQVTALEFFEKQTMSALTAGQNPGASSSVMKLRGSECLQATAELTVQAIGYYANPYEPEARTPFSNAIPVGPDHSVGVMAKHLNSRAATIYAGASEIQRNIMAKLVLGL, from the coding sequence ATGGATCTCGCGCTGACCGAGGACGAAATCCGCTTCCAGGACGAGGTGCGCGAGTTCCTCGCCACCGCCGTGACCGAGAAGGCGAAGGAGGCCGGGCGGCTGACGGCCGGCGTGGTCTCGGATTTCGAGGGCTCCATGGACTGGTACCGGGCGCTGGCCGAGAAGGGCTGGTCGACCCCGGCCTGGCCCGAGGCGCATGGCGGCACCGGCTGGACGCCGATTCAGCGCTACATCTTCGAATCCGAGTGTCAGCGCGCCAGCGTGCCGCGGCTGTTCGCCATGGGCGTGCGCATGGTCGGGCCCGTCATCATCAAGTACGGCACGAAGGAACAGCAGGATTACTACCTGCCGAAGATCCGTTCCGGGGAACACATCTGGTGCCAGGGCTATTCCGAGCCGGGTTCCGGCTCCGACCTCGCCAGCCTGCAGTGCAGGGCCGAGCGCGACGGCGACGACTATGTCATCAACGGCACCAAGATCTGGACCACCGGCGCCCACCACGCGAACATGATGTTCTGCCTGGTGCGCACCAGCCGGGAGGGCAAGCCGCAGCAGGGCATCAGCTTCATCGTCTTCCCCATGGACCTGCCCGGCATCACGGTCGAGCCGATCCTGACCATGTCGGGCGACCACGAGGTCAACCAGGTCTTCTTCGACGATGTCCGCGTGCCCGTCGCCAACCGCATGGGCGAGGAGAACGACGGCTGGACCGTCGCCAAGTACCTGCTGGAGTTCGAGCGCGGGGGCACGGCCTACAGCCCCGGCCTGCACGGCATGCTGGCGAAGCTGAAGAAGATCGCCGGCGAGGAGCGCGCGGGCGACGGCGGCCCGCTGCTGGCCGACGACGCCTTCCGCAACCGGCTGGCCGACATCGAGACCCAGGTGACGGCGCTGGAGTTTTTCGAGAAGCAGACCATGAGCGCCCTGACCGCCGGCCAGAACCCGGGCGCGTCGTCATCGGTGATGAAACTGCGCGGTTCCGAATGCCTGCAGGCGACGGCCGAGTTGACGGTCCAGGCCATTGGCTACTACGCCAATCCGTATGAGCCGGAAGCGCGGACGCCCTTCTCCAACGCAATTCCCGTCGGCCCCGACCATTCGGTCGGCGTCATGGCCAAGCATCTCAACAGCCGCGCGGCGACCATCTACGCCGGCGCCAGCGAGATCCAGCGCAACATCATGGCCAAGCTGGTGCTGGGGCTTTAG
- a CDS encoding carboxymuconolactone decarboxylase family protein, giving the protein MARVPLLGEADINDENRDVLGRRINLYWTVGHSLGGARAYSTMGLWLRHESKFDPRLRELAILTVGWLARAEYEWAHHIEIGYDFGVTDADIERLIRELDGEETDLEPVARHVIHGAKEIARDGAMGDDNWAALSKAFDNELMVELTLGTAFYCAIVRVLKTLQVPLEEDAKQYLEKYPLPA; this is encoded by the coding sequence ATGGCCCGTGTGCCGCTGCTCGGCGAAGCCGACATCAACGACGAGAACCGCGACGTCCTCGGCCGCCGCATCAACCTCTACTGGACCGTGGGCCATTCCCTGGGCGGCGCCCGCGCCTATTCCACCATGGGACTGTGGCTGCGCCATGAATCGAAATTCGATCCGCGCCTGAGGGAACTGGCGATCCTGACCGTCGGCTGGCTGGCCCGCGCCGAGTACGAATGGGCCCATCACATCGAGATCGGCTACGACTTCGGCGTCACCGATGCGGATATCGAGCGCCTGATCCGGGAGCTGGACGGCGAGGAGACGGACCTGGAGCCGGTGGCGCGTCACGTCATCCACGGCGCGAAGGAGATCGCCCGCGACGGCGCCATGGGCGACGACAATTGGGCCGCCCTGTCGAAGGCGTTCGACAACGAGTTGATGGTGGAGCTCACCCTCGGCACGGCCTTCTACTGCGCCATCGTCCGGGTGCTGAAGACCCTGCAGGTGCCGCTGGAGGAGGACGCGAAACAGTATCTGGAGAAGTACCCCTTGCCGGCCTGA
- a CDS encoding SDR family NAD(P)-dependent oxidoreductase, translated as MSAPVALITGVGPGTGAAVARRFAAGGYRVAMLARTAERLEALADELPGARAFACNVSKADELAAAIGEVRQAMGDPSVVVHNAVRGTFAEGVLDTRPDDLERNFRTNTLSLLHLAQLLAPSMIDAGGGAFVITGNTAAHRGTPRFAGFAPTKAAQRVLAQAMARDLGPKGVHVAYVTIDAMIDLAWTRAGPGRDKPDEFFIKPAAIAEEIWHVAHQDRSAWSFDVEIRPFGETW; from the coding sequence GTGAGCGCGCCGGTCGCGCTGATCACCGGCGTCGGCCCCGGCACGGGCGCGGCGGTGGCGCGCCGCTTCGCCGCCGGCGGCTACCGCGTTGCCATGCTGGCGCGGACGGCCGAGCGGCTGGAAGCGCTGGCAGACGAGCTGCCGGGCGCCCGCGCCTTCGCCTGCAACGTCTCGAAGGCCGACGAGCTGGCCGCCGCGATCGGCGAGGTGCGCCAGGCGATGGGCGACCCCTCGGTGGTCGTCCACAACGCGGTGCGCGGCACCTTCGCCGAGGGCGTTCTCGATACCAGGCCGGACGACCTGGAGCGGAATTTCCGCACCAACACGCTGAGCCTGCTGCATCTGGCGCAGTTGCTGGCGCCTTCGATGATCGACGCCGGCGGCGGCGCCTTCGTGATCACCGGCAACACCGCCGCCCATCGCGGCACGCCGCGCTTCGCCGGTTTCGCGCCGACCAAGGCGGCCCAGCGGGTGCTGGCCCAGGCCATGGCCCGGGACCTGGGGCCAAAGGGCGTGCATGTCGCCTATGTCACCATCGACGCCATGATCGATCTGGCATGGACCCGCGCCGGTCCCGGCCGGGACAAGCCCGACGAATTCTTCATCAAGCCCGCCGCCATCGCCGAGGAGATCTGGCACGTCGCGCACCAGGACCGCTCGGCCTGGTCCTTCGACGTGGAAATCCGCCCCTTCGGGGAGACGTGGTGA
- a CDS encoding alpha/beta fold hydrolase, whose translation MADFQPGDFEPITGRYVHLNIAGRPARLYFEEAGSGIPLLCLHTAGSDGRQFRHLMTDEDVTGRFRVIAFDLPHHGKSNPYAGYQDEEYRLTTELYDAAVMAFCDALALERPVVMGCSMGGRIVLHLAGAHPERFRAAIGLEAADHQQPWYDTDWLHRPDVHGGEVCAAMISGLVAPQSPEEYRWETLWGYLASGPGVFKGDLHFYRADSDFRDRTHLIDTTACPVFLLTGEYDYSCTPKDTLRTAKDIPGAEAEIMEELGHFPMSENPAKFREYILPVLDKVSRL comes from the coding sequence ATGGCCGATTTCCAGCCCGGCGACTTCGAACCCATCACCGGCCGCTACGTCCACCTGAACATCGCCGGCCGCCCGGCGCGGCTCTATTTCGAGGAGGCCGGCAGCGGCATCCCCCTCCTCTGCCTGCACACCGCCGGGTCCGACGGACGGCAGTTCCGCCACCTGATGACCGACGAGGACGTGACCGGCCGCTTCCGGGTCATCGCCTTCGACCTGCCGCACCACGGCAAGTCCAACCCCTATGCCGGCTACCAGGACGAAGAGTACCGGCTCACGACGGAGCTCTACGACGCCGCGGTGATGGCCTTCTGCGACGCATTGGCGCTCGAACGGCCGGTCGTCATGGGCTGCTCCATGGGCGGGCGGATCGTGCTTCATCTGGCCGGAGCCCACCCGGAGCGCTTCCGCGCGGCGATCGGGCTGGAGGCCGCCGACCACCAGCAGCCCTGGTATGACACGGACTGGCTGCACCGCCCGGACGTTCATGGCGGCGAGGTCTGCGCGGCGATGATCTCCGGCCTCGTCGCGCCCCAGAGCCCGGAGGAATACCGCTGGGAGACGCTCTGGGGCTACCTCGCCAGCGGCCCCGGCGTGTTCAAGGGCGATCTCCACTTCTACCGCGCCGACAGCGACTTCCGCGACCGGACGCATCTGATCGACACCACCGCCTGCCCGGTGTTCCTGCTGACGGGCGAGTACGATTACTCGTGCACGCCGAAGGACACGCTGCGCACAGCGAAGGACATCCCAGGCGCGGAGGCGGAGATCATGGAAGAGCTGGGTCACTTCCCCATGTCGGAGAACCCGGCGAAGTTCCGCGAATACATCCTGCCCGTCCTCGACAAGGTGTCGCGGCTGTGA
- a CDS encoding S1C family serine protease: MSGRGDRDEEDRTGRANGHKVNGHKLPHLSGLLGRPTGEDVHAELPEDIPFDVEAAHRALTPLQAEIPEDAFTAPILGTERQGGGIVIGSGGLILTIGYLIVEADSVAVLDGDGRPTEAEVLAYDFESGLGLCRAIAPLKRPVLNFGTVKDLAPGAQVVTSCGGAETIVQTVVERRPFQGYWEYALDEAVITTPPHPNWGGAAMIGMDGLLYGVGSLYIEDATEGAEGAAGNMVVPIDLLPPVLDDLIAHGRRSGPARPWLGVFVDERMGHVIVLGVSPRGPAASTGLDQGDVILRVNGEAVGGLADFYRQLWSSGEAGVEIGLTLMRQGRVFESKIRSADRDSYLKIDRWER; this comes from the coding sequence ATGAGCGGACGCGGCGATCGCGACGAGGAAGACCGGACCGGCCGCGCCAATGGCCACAAGGTCAACGGCCACAAGCTGCCGCATCTGAGCGGCCTGCTGGGCCGGCCCACCGGCGAGGACGTGCACGCCGAACTGCCCGAGGACATACCGTTCGACGTGGAGGCGGCGCACCGGGCGCTGACGCCGCTGCAGGCGGAAATCCCCGAGGACGCCTTCACCGCGCCGATCCTGGGCACCGAGCGCCAGGGCGGGGGCATCGTCATCGGCTCGGGCGGGCTGATCCTGACCATCGGCTACCTGATCGTGGAGGCCGACAGCGTCGCCGTGCTGGACGGCGATGGCCGGCCCACGGAGGCGGAGGTGCTGGCCTACGACTTCGAGAGCGGCCTCGGTCTCTGCCGCGCCATCGCGCCGCTGAAGCGGCCGGTGCTGAATTTCGGCACGGTGAAGGATCTGGCGCCCGGCGCGCAGGTGGTGACCAGCTGCGGCGGCGCCGAGACCATCGTCCAGACGGTGGTCGAACGGCGGCCCTTCCAGGGCTACTGGGAGTACGCCCTGGACGAGGCGGTGATCACCACGCCGCCGCATCCGAACTGGGGCGGCGCGGCGATGATCGGCATGGACGGCCTGCTCTACGGCGTCGGCTCCCTCTACATCGAGGACGCGACCGAAGGGGCGGAAGGCGCCGCCGGCAACATGGTGGTGCCCATCGACCTGCTGCCGCCCGTGCTGGACGATCTGATCGCCCATGGCCGGCGCAGCGGCCCGGCGCGGCCCTGGCTCGGTGTCTTCGTCGACGAGCGCATGGGCCATGTCATCGTTCTCGGCGTCTCGCCCCGGGGGCCCGCGGCCTCGACCGGCCTCGACCAGGGCGACGTCATCCTGCGCGTCAACGGCGAGGCGGTCGGCGGGCTGGCGGATTTCTACCGCCAGCTCTGGTCGAGCGGCGAGGCGGGCGTGGAGATCGGCCTGACGCTGATGCGCCAGGGCCGGGTCTTCGAAAGCAAGATCCGCTCCGCCGACCGCGACAGCTATCTCAAGATCGACCGCTGGGAGCGATAG
- a CDS encoding 2-hydroxychromene-2-carboxylate isomerase, translating to MTLDVDLFWSFRSPYSYLGMERYKAMVRHHDLVINVRPVYPIAIRDPGFFRQINPLWPRYLMRDVYRVAEYEGLPFDWPKPDPVVMDMKTRTIPKEQPYIHRLTRLGIEAVHRGRGLEFIDSVSRRIWGEGVENWHEGGHMAEAAERAGLDLADMERTIAGREAEYEAEIRANEDALEAAGHWGVPTLAFRGEPFFGQDRIDMCVWRMKQAGLKARAE from the coding sequence ATGACACTGGACGTCGATCTGTTCTGGTCGTTCCGCAGCCCCTATTCCTATCTGGGCATGGAGCGCTACAAGGCGATGGTCCGCCACCACGACCTGGTCATCAACGTCCGGCCGGTCTATCCCATCGCCATCCGCGATCCCGGATTCTTCCGGCAGATCAACCCGCTCTGGCCGCGCTATCTGATGCGCGACGTCTACCGCGTGGCCGAGTACGAGGGCCTGCCCTTCGACTGGCCGAAACCCGATCCTGTAGTGATGGACATGAAGACCCGCACCATCCCGAAGGAACAGCCTTACATCCACCGTCTCACCCGGCTGGGCATCGAGGCGGTGCATCGGGGCCGGGGGCTGGAATTCATCGATTCCGTCTCGCGCCGGATCTGGGGCGAGGGCGTGGAAAACTGGCACGAGGGCGGCCACATGGCCGAGGCGGCCGAACGCGCCGGGCTGGACCTGGCCGACATGGAACGGACCATCGCCGGCCGGGAAGCCGAATACGAAGCCGAGATCAGGGCCAACGAGGACGCGCTGGAGGCCGCCGGCCACTGGGGCGTGCCGACGCTGGCCTTTCGCGGCGAGCCGTTCTTCGGGCAGGATCGCATCGACATGTGCGTCTGGCGCATGAAACAGGCTGGACTGAAGGCGAGAGCTGAATGA